The region GGGGCAGGTGGACCGGGTCACCGGTATCGCCGAGTACGCGCCGAACTGGGACTGGCACGACGTACCCCTCCTCGACCTGCTCACCGAGCACATCGCCTATCCGCTGTACCTCGACAACCCGCTGCGCGCCTGCGCGGTGGCCGAGCTGTGGTTCGGGGCCGTACGCGGACATGGCAACGCTGTCGTGGTGAACCTCGGGACGGGCGTCGGCGCCGGCCTGGTGATCGGCGGCGCGGTGCACCGGGGGGTCAGCAACAGCGCCGGGGAATGGGGGCACACGACCCTCGTCCTGGACGGGCGGCCCTGTCACTGCGGCAACCACGGCTGCGTCGAGACGTATGTCGGCGCGCCGGGGATCATGCTGAACCTGGCGGAGCTGGACCCGGGTGGCGCGCTGCTGCATCCCGACGACCAGACGGCGACCGTCGACGCGCTGGCCCGTGGGGTCGCCGCCGGCGATCCGGTGGCCGTCAGGGTGGTCCGGGACATGGCTCGTTATCTGGGCGCGAGCATCTCCGATCTGGTCAATCTGCTCAACCCCGAGATCGTCGTGCTGAGCAGCTGGGTCGCGGCCACGCTCGGCGAGCCGCTGGTCACCGAAGTGCGCGAGGCCGTGGCCCGGCACGCACTGAAACGGCCCCTGGCGGCCACCGAGATCGTCCTGTCCCCCATCCCGGGAGACCCGGTGTGTCTGGGCGCGGCGACCTTCGCGCTCGAAGGCGCGCTGTCCCTGGTCACCCAGCGGTCGTCGACCGCCAGGCGCGGTGGCCCGATACCGCTGAAATAGGTCTGGACCAATCCCCAACCACCCCCGCGCGAACCGCCGTTCAGGCCGTCCGCCAATGTGTCGTGTCCGAAATCCCGAACGCTCCGCAACGTTTCGAACGGGCTTCGTCCAACCCCTTGCCGAAGGCTTAGCCGAAGGTTAACGTCCGCCTCCGCAACCTCATTTAAGCCATCTGGCGCTGAAGCGACAGGGCCGCAGCCGTACTCGAGACAAGGACGTCACATGTCGGCATTGAGCAACAGCAACTGGGACCGCCGGAACGTTCTGCGGGCCGCCATGGGCCTGGCCGCAGCCGGCGGACTGACCGCGTGCGGCGGGAACAACGGCCGCAGCGGCGGGGGGTCGGGCGACTCGCTCGTCCAGTACTTCCACGCGTACGGCGAGGCCGGCACCGAGCAGGCCATCAAGAAGTACGCCAAGGCCTACAAGGGCGCCAACGTGTCCACGCAGTGGATCACCGGCTCCAACTTCGAACAGAAGCTGTTCGCCGCGCTGCTCACCAAGAACGCACCCGACGTCTTCGAGTTCCACCCGCAGATCCAGCTCATCAAGAGCGGCCAGGTGGCGGACCTGTCGGACATCATCAACCCGGTCAAGGACGACTTCAACCAGGCCGACATCACGTCCCACACGGTCGACGGCAAGATATACGGCGTCCGGATGATCGACGACCCACAGTTCTTCTTCTACCGACCCTCGCTCTTCGCGAAGGCCAAGGTCGAGGTGCCGACCACGCTGGAGGAGCTGATCGAGGTCTCCGCCAAGCTGAAGACCAACAAGATCAAGGGCGCCTACCTCGGCAACGACCTCACCCCGGTCCAGAGCAACCTGATCTGGTCGGCCGGCGCCGACACCCTCACCGCGGACAACAAGCCCGCCTTCAACACGGACGGCGTCGCGGAGGGACTGAAGCAGCTGCGGACCCTGTTCACCAGCGGCAACCTGCTGCTCGGCGCCCCCACCGACTGGTGGGACCCCTCGGCCTTCATCCAGGGCCTGACGGCGATCCAGTGGTGCGGCATGTGGGCCATGCCGGCCATGCAGCAGGCGCTCGGCGACGACATCGGCATCTTCCCCTTCCCGAAGGTCGGATCCGCCGGCAAGCAGTCGGTCACCAACGGCGGCTGGTCGATGTTCGTCAACGCCAAGGGCAAGAACGTCGAGGCGGCCAAGGAATACGTGAAGTGGCTGTGGATCGACCAGAAGGAGTACCAGGAGGACTGGGCCACCTCCTACGGCTTCCACATCCCGCCGCGCACCTCGATCGCCCAGACCGCCACCAAGCTCAAGACCGGCCTGCCGGCCGAAGGCGTCAAGCTGTTCAACGAGTTCGGCCACTTCGACAACATCGGCTGGACCCAGGCCATGATCTCGTCGGTCAACGACGTGATGGCCAACTGCGTACGCAAGAACGACGACCCGAAGGCCCAGCTCGACGCCTGCGAGAAGAAGGTCGACACCGAACTCAAGAAGCTCTTCGGATAGACCACCGGACGGACTGCGAAATGTCGACCACCACCACGCGCGGGGTCGCCCAGCCCGCCTCGGCCAAGGTCTCCAAAGACCGGCCGCGGCGGGGCCTGCGGGCGAGCAGCACCTTCAACTTCTGGCTCTTCACCGCGCCCTTCCTCATCGGCCTGATCGTCTTCGTCTTCGTGCCCATCGGCTGGAGCATCTATCTCAGCTTCTTCGAGGCACGCTTCACCGTCACGCCCAGCGACTTCGTCGGCTTCGAGAACTACAAGCAGGTCCTGACCGACGTCGACTTCCTGAACTCACTGGTCACGTTCAGCGTGTTCGCGGCGTTCATCGTGCCGACCACCTGGGCCTTCTCACTGGGCCTGGCACTGCTGGTGAACCGGCTGCGGTTCATGCGTGCGTTCTTCCGGTCGGTCTTCTTCCTGCCCACGGCGGTCAGCTATGTCGCCGCCTCGCTGATCTGGAAGATGTCCCTCTTCAACGGCGTCCGTTTCGGCCTCGCCAACACCGTCATCGGCTGGTTCGGCGTCGACAACATCGCCTGGCTCGCGTCCCCGGATCCGCCCTGGTACTGGCTGGTCATCGTGACCGTACGACTGTGGCTCCAGTCGGGCTTCTACATGATCCTGTTCATCGCGGCGCTGCAGAACATCCCGCGTGAGCTGTACGAGGCCGCCTCCATCGACGGCGCCAAGCCCGGCTGGCAGACCTTCCGCTACATCACGCTGCCCCAGTTGAGGGCGACGTCGACCGCGGTGATCCTGCTCCTGCTGGTCGCCGCCTACCAGGCCTTCGACGAGTTCTTCAACCTGCTCTCCAAAGCCACCTGGGGACAGCCCCCGCTGGTCGAGCTCTACAAGATGGCCCTCGGTGAGAACCAGAACTACGGCGCGGGCAGCGCGGGCGCTGTCGTGCTGACGATGCTGATCTGCGTCGTGACCCTGTTGCAGGGCAAGATCATGGGCTTCGGAAGGGGTGAGGAGGGCAAGTGACCACCACAGCACCCGAGATCGGGCAGAAGAAGCCGGTCAAGGTCAGGCGCGGCGGCGTCATGGGCAACACCGGTCTGTACATCGCGACCGGAGTCGCCGGCCTCCTCTTCCTGCTCCCCTTCTACCTGATCGTCCGCAACTCCCTGATGACGGACCCGGAGATCACCGGCGAGAGCTGGAAGTGGTTCCCCACCGACATCCAGTGGAGCAACATCACCGAGCCGTTCGACGACGTCACCGTGGACTTCGCCCAGTCCATGTGGAACTCCGTCGTCGTCGCCGTCCTGAACACCGTGGGCATTCTCTTCATCTGCTCGCTCGCCGGGTACGGGCTCGCGCGGATCCCCTACAAGCACGCCAACAAGGTGTTCTACATCGTCCTGACCACCCTGATGGTCCCGACCGCCGTGACCTTCGTGCCCAGCTTCGTCCTGGTCTCGTCCTTCGGCTGGGTGGACAGTTACCAAGGTCTCATCGTCCCGGGCCTCTTCAGCGGTTTCACCTGCTTCCTCTTTCGGCAGTACTTCCTGGGGTTCCCGAAGGAGCTGGAGGAGGCGGCGCGCGTGGACGGGCTCGGCTATTGGGGTGCGTACTGGCGTGTCGTCGTACCCAACTCGCTGAACTTCTTCGCGGCGATCGCCACGATCACCTTCATCAACGGCTGGAACGCCTTCCTGTGGCCACTGGTCATCGGCCAGGACCCGAGCGCCTGGACGGTGCAGGTGGCACTCTCGTCGTACATGACGAATCAGACGGTCAACTACCACCTGATCTTCATGGCGACCGCCATTTCCATCCTGCCCCTGCTGTTCGTGTTCCTCTTCCTCCAGCGCTGGCTGGTGCAGGGGATCGCACAGACGGGCATCAAGGGCTGAACCTTCCCTAATTACCTGGAGACCGATGTCCTCCCGCACCACGGCCGTGTCCACGTCGACGCCGACCGACTACGTCGAAGACGTCTCACCCGGCCGCGGGGCACTTCCGCCCCGCGCCTGGTACGCGTCCTCGGACGCCGGATCGCTGTCCCTGAACGGCAGCTGGAGTTTCCGGCTGTCGTCGACCGCCGACGGAGCGGACGACTCGTTCGCCGAGCCGGGATACGACGCCGGGGACTGGGCCGAGGTGACGGTCCCCGGTCACTGGGTCCTCCAGGGCGAGGGAAAGTTCGGTTCGCCGATCTACACCAACGTCCGCTACCCGTTCCCGGTGGACCCGCCGCGGGTGCCGACGGAGAACCCGACCGGCGACCACCTGCACGTCTTCGACCTGCCGTCCGACTGGCCCGACCTGTCGGACGGCGGGGCCGTGCTCCGCTTCGACGGCGTCGAGTCGTGCGCCCGGGTGTGGCTGAACGGCACGGACATCGGTGAGTTCAAGGGCTCGCGGCTGGCGCACGAGTTCGCCGTCGGCCAGCTGCTGAAGCCCGGCGGCAACGTCCTCGCCGTCCGCGTCCACCAGTGGTCGGCGGGCTCCTATCTGGAGGACCAGGACCAGTGGTGGCTGCCGGGCATCTTCCGTGACGTGACGCTGCTGCACCGTCCGGCGGCTAGCGTCCTCGACTTCTTCACGCACTCCGGTTACGACCACACCACCGGTGAGGGCACGCTCCTCGTCGAGTCCGACGTCGACGGGCGGGTCACCGTCCCCGAGCTGGACATCGATGTCAGGACCGGCGAGCCGGTGACGGTCGCGGTCGAGCCGTGGACCGCCGAGACACCCCGACTCTACGACGGTGTCCTGGTCACGGCGGGTGAGCGGGTGCCGTTGCGCATCGGCTTCCGGACCGTCGAACTGGCCGACGGGCTCATCAAGGTCAACGGCAAGGCCGTCCTCTTCAAGGGCGTCAACCGGCACGAGTGGCACCCCGAGAAGGGCCGCTCCCTCGACCTGGAGACCATGCGGGCCGACGTGCTGCTGATGAAACGGCACAACGTCAACGCCGTCCGCACCTCGCACTACCCGCCGCACCCGGCCTTCCTCGACCTGTGCGACGAGTACGGCCTGTGGGTCATCGACGAGTGCGACCTGGAGACCCACGGCTTCACCGAGCAGAACTGGCGCGACAATCCCGTCGACGACGACCGCTGGACCCCGGCCCTCCTGGACCGCGCCTCCCGGATGGTCGAGCGCGACAAGAACCATCCGTCGGTCGTCATCTGGTCGCTGGGCAACGAGGCCGGCACCGGACGCGGACTGACCGCCATGGCCGAGTGGATCCACGGCCGCGACAGCTCCCGGCTCGTGCACTACGAAGGTGACTGGGACTGCCGCGACACGGACATGTACTCCCGTATGTACGCCGACCACGCGGAGACCGAGCGCATCGGCCAGAGGCTGGACGGCGGCACCGAGAAGCGGCGCGGACTCCCCTTCATCCTCTGCGAGTACGGCCACGCCATGGGCAACGGCCCCGGCGGCATCGCCGACTACCAGCGGATCTTCGAGGCCCACGACCGCGTCCAGGGCGGCTTCATCTGGGAGTGGATCGACCACGGCGTCAAGGACGAGCGGTTCGGCTACGCGTACGGCGGTGACTTCGGCGAGGAGCTGCACGACGGCAACTTCGTCTGCGACGGGCTGATCTTCCCGGACCGCACGCCGTCACCGGGACTCGTCGAGTACAAGAAGGTCATCGAGCCGGTCCGGATCGGGGGCGACGGCACGGCCGGGACCGTGCGCGTGACCAACGCGTACGACTTCGCCGACCTGTCCGCGCTCACCTTCGAGTGGTCGTACGACGTCGACGGCACGGCGGTCGAGACGGGCACCCTGGAGGTGCCCGCCCTCGCCCCCGGTGAGTCGGCGGACGTGAAGCTGCCCGCGCCGCCCGCCGACGCGCGGAGCGGTGCGGAGTCGCAGTGGACGGTACGGGCGCTGCTGGCGGAGGAATCGGTCTGGGGCGCGAAGGGGCATCTGGTGGCCTGGGGCCAACTCCCGGTCCACGCACGCACCTTGGTGAACGTCGCCGCGAGCGAGCGGCCCGCCGAGTCCAGGTTCGTGCGGCTCAGCGTCGGGGACGAGCCTTCCGCCCGCGCCGAGTGGGACGGCATCATGCTCGGTCCTGCCGTCTTCAGCCCCTCGACCGGCGCACTGAAGTCGATCAACGGGGTCGATGTCATCGGCCCGAAACTGGACGTGTGGCGGGCGCCCACCGACAACGACGACGGCGCCGCCTGGCAGCCGGACGAGCGCTACGGCATGCTCTGGCGACAGTTGGGCCTGCACCGGATGCAACGCCGCCTGGACGCCGTCGAGTTGGCCGAGGACTCGCTGACCGTACGGACCCGGGTGGCGCCCGCCGCGGCCGAGGTGGGCCTGAACACGGAGTACCGCTGGACGTCCGACGGCGACCGGCTGAAGCTGACCGTGTCCGTCGTCCCGGAGGGCGAGTGGACGCTGCCGCTGCCGCGGCTCGGGATCCGGCTGGGGCTGTCGGCCGCGGACCGGGTCACCTGGTTCGGCGGCGGGCCCGGCGAAGGGTACCCGGACACCAAGTCGGCCTCCATGCTGGGCCGTTGGGAGTCCACCGTGGACGACCTCCAGACCCCCTACCTCCGCCCGCAGGAGAACGGCGCCCGCGCCGACGTCCGCTGGGCGGAGCTCGGCGGGCTGCGCATCGACGGCGACCCGGAGTTCTGGTTCACGGCCCGCCGCTGGACGAGCGAACAGCTCGACGCGGCCGACCACCTCACCGACCTGACACCCGGCGACACTGTGTGGGTCAACCTCGACAACGGGCAGCAGGGCATCGGTTCACAGTCCTGCGGGCCTGGCGCTCTGCCGCAGTACCTGCTCCGGGCGGCGCCCACGAAATTCACTTTCGTGTTCACCGCCATCGAGTAAGACTTCATCAACTCACCTACATCGGGGGTTCGTTGAGCGGCAATATCGAGGTCCGGGGCCTGTCCCGGACCTTCCACACCACAGTGCGGCGTCCCGGTTTCACCGGGGCGCTGCGCTCCCTCGTCCAGCCGGAGCGCGTCTCGAAGGACGCCGTCTCCGACATCACCTTCGACGTGGCGCCGGGCGAACTCCTCGCCCTTCTCGGGCCGAACGGCGCCGGCAAGTCGACGACCATCAAGATGCTCACCGGCATCCTCACCCCCACCTCCGGCGAGGCACGCGTCGCCGGGGTGGTGCCCTACCTGGACCGCGAGCGCAACGCCCGCAACATCGGGGCGGTGTTCGGCCAGCGCACCCAGCTCTGGTGGGACCTGCCGGTGCGCGAGTCGTTCTCGATCCTGCGGGACATCTACGAGATACCGAAGGCCGAACACGCCGTACGGCTGCAGGAGTTCGACGACCTGCTGGAGCTGTCCACGTTCTGGGACACCCGCGTACGGCATCTGTCGCTGGGCCAGCGGGTGCGCTGCGACCTGGCGGCGGCGCTGCTGCACGATCCGCGGGTGGTGTTCCTCGACGAGCCCACCATCGGCATGGACGTGGTCGTGAAGGAGCAGGTGCGGGAGTTCCTGCGCCACCAGGTCGAGGAGCGCGGCCGGACCGTGCTGCTGACCACCCACGACATGACGGAGGTCGAGCGGCTCGCCGAGCGGGTCGTCCTCGTCAACCACGGCCGGCTCGTGCTGGACGGCACGCTGGACGAGATCAAGAAGAGGTTCGGCTCCACCTGGCAGGTCCGGGCCACCCTGTCGGACCCGCACGCGGAGGTCGAGGCCCTCCCGGGCATCGCGCTGCTCCGGCGCGAAGGCCCCCAGGTGGTCTTCGGCCCCGACGGTCCGGCCGCCCCCACGGTCCACCAGGCGCTCAAGCGGGTCATCGAGCGGTACGAGGTGACGGACATCGCCCTCGACGAGGCCGACCTGGAGGACGTGATGCGCGCCGCCTACGTCCAGGCCGAGATACCCGAGTCACGCGGGGGCGGCTGACATGGCCGTTCTGCACGCCTGGCGGTCCGCCAGGGTCACCCCGCTCGGTGAGCTGCACGCCCCGCCCCGGATGACCGCCGCCCTGGTCCGGCTGACCGTCCAGGTGGTCCTGGTCGCGTCCCTGTGGACCGGCCTGTACGAGCAGACCGGTACGACGGCCGGCCTCACCCGCGAGCAGGCGGTGACGTACGCCGTCATGGCCGTACTTGCCTCCCGGCTGCGGGAGTTGGACCAGTACGCGGGCCGGGACACCGTGCTCCAGCACATGCACTTCGGCACGATCGTGTACTGGTACCTGCGCCCGCTGCCGCCCCAGCGCTACTACGCGCTGCGGGCGCTGGGCGAGCAGTTGTACGGGCTGGCGTGGGCGCTGGCCGGGTTCGCGCTCTGTCTGGCCGTCGGGGTGGTCCAGCCCCCAGAATCGGCCGCCGTGGCCGGGGTGTTCGCGCTCAGTCTGCTGCTCGGCCAGCTGGTCCTGTACTACGTCATGCTCGTCATCGACCAGCTGTGCTTCTGGACACTGCGCAACGGCGCCGCGATGCTCATCCTGATCTTCGCGCAGAACCTGCTGTCCGGGGTGTACGCACCGCTGTGGTTCTTCCCGGACTGGTTCATCACCCTCAGCTCCTTCCTGCCCTTCCAGGCCACGCTGAGCGTACCGCTGTCGCTGTACGTGGGGCGTGTCCCGCTCTCCGACGCCGCTTTCCAGCTCTCCGTCCAGGCCGGCTGGATCGTCGTACTGGCCCTGTTCACCCGGTTTCTGTGGCGGCGGGCCGCCCTCCGAGTCGTCTCCCAGGGAGGCTGAGCCGTGAACGGCGTACGTATCGCGTGGCGCATCACGCGCCTCAACTTCCGTGCCCAGCTGGAGTACCGCTCCGAGTTCCTGATGATGATCGCCATCGGCGCCGTCTGGCAGGTGTCGGTGATCGTGTTCGCGACGGTGCTGCTGACCCGGTTCGCCGGGATGGGCGGCTGGGACAGCTCGGAGGTGCTGCTGATCCCGGCGACCCGGATGCTGGCCCACGGCATCTTCGTGCTGTTCCTCGGGCGGATGCACGGCATCGGCCGGAGCATCCAGGAGGGGGCGATCGACACCTATCTGGTCCGTCCGATGCCGGTGTTCCGCCAGGTCCAGCTGTCCGTCTTCCCCACCAACGCCATCGGCGACCTGACGGTGGCCGCGGGTCTGATGGCGGGCGCGCTCTCCCGCAGCGACCTGGACTGGACGGCGGGCCGCATCACGTACCTGGTGGTCTGCGTCCTCGGCGGAATGCTCCTGGAGGCGGCCCTGTTCACGGCAGTGGCCTGCGCCTCGCTGCGTTTCCCCGCCGCCGACTACTGGGGGCGCTGGCTGGAGGAACTGCTCGGCACGTTCGGCAGCTATCCGCTCAACGTGCTGCCGAAGGCGGTGAGCGGGTTCCTCACCTTCGGTCTGCCGCTCGCGTTCGTCGCGTACTTCCCGGCGGCGGTACTGACCGGCCACGGACACGACACGGGCGTGCCGTACTGGCTGGCGGCGGCCTCGCCGCTGCTGGGGGTGGTGGCGTTCCTGGGGGCGCGGCTGCTGTGGCGGTGGAGCCTCGGGCACTACACGGGCGTGAACGGCTGAACACGGCCCGTCGGTCACTCACTGTTCCCCCAACAGCTCCTGTCCAGCACACTGTTGGCCCCCGAACCTGAGCAGTGTTCGCCTTCCACCCCCCATGGAGACACCCCCACCATGAGAAGACTCCTCGGCACCCTCGTGGCCGGCGCCCTGGCGCTGGCCGGGCTCGCCGCCACCGGCTCGACCCCGGCCACCGCAGCCAC is a window of Streptomyces sp. B21-083 DNA encoding:
- a CDS encoding ROK family transcriptional regulator → MKRTSRDIRTTNRYEVLRQIIAQSPTSRQELAAATGLSLATVATLVGELIDLRMLTEVGFEDSAGGRPRGLVAINATGGALIGVDIAETYVRVELFDLGLNVLARAAEHMRPGESRPEQVVGHVTTAVGSVVAQAGIEGARVLGVGVSVPGQVDRVTGIAEYAPNWDWHDVPLLDLLTEHIAYPLYLDNPLRACAVAELWFGAVRGHGNAVVVNLGTGVGAGLVIGGAVHRGVSNSAGEWGHTTLVLDGRPCHCGNHGCVETYVGAPGIMLNLAELDPGGALLHPDDQTATVDALARGVAAGDPVAVRVVRDMARYLGASISDLVNLLNPEIVVLSSWVAATLGEPLVTEVREAVARHALKRPLAATEIVLSPIPGDPVCLGAATFALEGALSLVTQRSSTARRGGPIPLK
- a CDS encoding ABC transporter substrate-binding protein, with the translated sequence MSALSNSNWDRRNVLRAAMGLAAAGGLTACGGNNGRSGGGSGDSLVQYFHAYGEAGTEQAIKKYAKAYKGANVSTQWITGSNFEQKLFAALLTKNAPDVFEFHPQIQLIKSGQVADLSDIINPVKDDFNQADITSHTVDGKIYGVRMIDDPQFFFYRPSLFAKAKVEVPTTLEELIEVSAKLKTNKIKGAYLGNDLTPVQSNLIWSAGADTLTADNKPAFNTDGVAEGLKQLRTLFTSGNLLLGAPTDWWDPSAFIQGLTAIQWCGMWAMPAMQQALGDDIGIFPFPKVGSAGKQSVTNGGWSMFVNAKGKNVEAAKEYVKWLWIDQKEYQEDWATSYGFHIPPRTSIAQTATKLKTGLPAEGVKLFNEFGHFDNIGWTQAMISSVNDVMANCVRKNDDPKAQLDACEKKVDTELKKLFG
- a CDS encoding carbohydrate ABC transporter permease, producing MSTTTTRGVAQPASAKVSKDRPRRGLRASSTFNFWLFTAPFLIGLIVFVFVPIGWSIYLSFFEARFTVTPSDFVGFENYKQVLTDVDFLNSLVTFSVFAAFIVPTTWAFSLGLALLVNRLRFMRAFFRSVFFLPTAVSYVAASLIWKMSLFNGVRFGLANTVIGWFGVDNIAWLASPDPPWYWLVIVTVRLWLQSGFYMILFIAALQNIPRELYEAASIDGAKPGWQTFRYITLPQLRATSTAVILLLLVAAYQAFDEFFNLLSKATWGQPPLVELYKMALGENQNYGAGSAGAVVLTMLICVVTLLQGKIMGFGRGEEGK
- a CDS encoding carbohydrate ABC transporter permease; translated protein: MTTTAPEIGQKKPVKVRRGGVMGNTGLYIATGVAGLLFLLPFYLIVRNSLMTDPEITGESWKWFPTDIQWSNITEPFDDVTVDFAQSMWNSVVVAVLNTVGILFICSLAGYGLARIPYKHANKVFYIVLTTLMVPTAVTFVPSFVLVSSFGWVDSYQGLIVPGLFSGFTCFLFRQYFLGFPKELEEAARVDGLGYWGAYWRVVVPNSLNFFAAIATITFINGWNAFLWPLVIGQDPSAWTVQVALSSYMTNQTVNYHLIFMATAISILPLLFVFLFLQRWLVQGIAQTGIKG
- a CDS encoding glycoside hydrolase family 2 TIM barrel-domain containing protein gives rise to the protein MSSRTTAVSTSTPTDYVEDVSPGRGALPPRAWYASSDAGSLSLNGSWSFRLSSTADGADDSFAEPGYDAGDWAEVTVPGHWVLQGEGKFGSPIYTNVRYPFPVDPPRVPTENPTGDHLHVFDLPSDWPDLSDGGAVLRFDGVESCARVWLNGTDIGEFKGSRLAHEFAVGQLLKPGGNVLAVRVHQWSAGSYLEDQDQWWLPGIFRDVTLLHRPAASVLDFFTHSGYDHTTGEGTLLVESDVDGRVTVPELDIDVRTGEPVTVAVEPWTAETPRLYDGVLVTAGERVPLRIGFRTVELADGLIKVNGKAVLFKGVNRHEWHPEKGRSLDLETMRADVLLMKRHNVNAVRTSHYPPHPAFLDLCDEYGLWVIDECDLETHGFTEQNWRDNPVDDDRWTPALLDRASRMVERDKNHPSVVIWSLGNEAGTGRGLTAMAEWIHGRDSSRLVHYEGDWDCRDTDMYSRMYADHAETERIGQRLDGGTEKRRGLPFILCEYGHAMGNGPGGIADYQRIFEAHDRVQGGFIWEWIDHGVKDERFGYAYGGDFGEELHDGNFVCDGLIFPDRTPSPGLVEYKKVIEPVRIGGDGTAGTVRVTNAYDFADLSALTFEWSYDVDGTAVETGTLEVPALAPGESADVKLPAPPADARSGAESQWTVRALLAEESVWGAKGHLVAWGQLPVHARTLVNVAASERPAESRFVRLSVGDEPSARAEWDGIMLGPAVFSPSTGALKSINGVDVIGPKLDVWRAPTDNDDGAAWQPDERYGMLWRQLGLHRMQRRLDAVELAEDSLTVRTRVAPAAAEVGLNTEYRWTSDGDRLKLTVSVVPEGEWTLPLPRLGIRLGLSAADRVTWFGGGPGEGYPDTKSASMLGRWESTVDDLQTPYLRPQENGARADVRWAELGGLRIDGDPEFWFTARRWTSEQLDAADHLTDLTPGDTVWVNLDNGQQGIGSQSCGPGALPQYLLRAAPTKFTFVFTAIE
- a CDS encoding ABC transporter ATP-binding protein encodes the protein MSGNIEVRGLSRTFHTTVRRPGFTGALRSLVQPERVSKDAVSDITFDVAPGELLALLGPNGAGKSTTIKMLTGILTPTSGEARVAGVVPYLDRERNARNIGAVFGQRTQLWWDLPVRESFSILRDIYEIPKAEHAVRLQEFDDLLELSTFWDTRVRHLSLGQRVRCDLAAALLHDPRVVFLDEPTIGMDVVVKEQVREFLRHQVEERGRTVLLTTHDMTEVERLAERVVLVNHGRLVLDGTLDEIKKRFGSTWQVRATLSDPHAEVEALPGIALLRREGPQVVFGPDGPAAPTVHQALKRVIERYEVTDIALDEADLEDVMRAAYVQAEIPESRGGG
- a CDS encoding ABC transporter permease, whose amino-acid sequence is MAVLHAWRSARVTPLGELHAPPRMTAALVRLTVQVVLVASLWTGLYEQTGTTAGLTREQAVTYAVMAVLASRLRELDQYAGRDTVLQHMHFGTIVYWYLRPLPPQRYYALRALGEQLYGLAWALAGFALCLAVGVVQPPESAAVAGVFALSLLLGQLVLYYVMLVIDQLCFWTLRNGAAMLILIFAQNLLSGVYAPLWFFPDWFITLSSFLPFQATLSVPLSLYVGRVPLSDAAFQLSVQAGWIVVLALFTRFLWRRAALRVVSQGG
- a CDS encoding ABC transporter permease; its protein translation is MNGVRIAWRITRLNFRAQLEYRSEFLMMIAIGAVWQVSVIVFATVLLTRFAGMGGWDSSEVLLIPATRMLAHGIFVLFLGRMHGIGRSIQEGAIDTYLVRPMPVFRQVQLSVFPTNAIGDLTVAAGLMAGALSRSDLDWTAGRITYLVVCVLGGMLLEAALFTAVACASLRFPAADYWGRWLEELLGTFGSYPLNVLPKAVSGFLTFGLPLAFVAYFPAAVLTGHGHDTGVPYWLAAASPLLGVVAFLGARLLWRWSLGHYTGVNG